Part of the Solwaraspora sp. WMMA2065 genome is shown below.
CACCGGGGGCGTCGGCACCGCCGTCGGTGGGCGCGGCCGAGACGGGCAGTGGTACGCCGAGTAGCCCGCCGGCCAGCACGGCACCAGCGGTGACGGCCAGCAGGCGGCGTGCCCGGGGCAATAGTCGTGGTAGGGAGGGCTTGCGTCCTGACATCGATCGTCTCCTGGATCGCAGGGCCGGGATCAACCGGTTGGCATCGAAGATCGCTGAACGCCAATGGCGAACATGTTGATGTCGATGACTCCCCGCCGTCAACCCCTCACGATCCGGAACGGGGTCTACCATCCAGACGCGTCAGGTGGCGGTCAGCACCTCGTAGAGGTCGGGTCGACAGTTCAGCGCGGCCTCCCGAAGTGCGGCGACCCGGGCCAACTGTTCGTCCGCCGGCAGCGACCGCAACGTGGCCAGCGCCTCCTCGACCATGCCCTGTACGGGATTCCAGAACTCGTCCGGTGCCGCGTCCCGGCCCGCCAGCCAGAGGCCGGCCGCCGCCCGGGCCGCCTGGATCGGCTCCCAACCGTCGACGTCGTCGAGAGCGGCGCCGCACGCGACGGTCCCGGCGCCGTCGAGGATCTCGGCTTCGAGCGTGGGCAGCCCGGTGGCGATCGTCCCGTCGCCGTAGATGAGCAGATGGAAATTGGCCGTCTTCCGGCGCTCCGAGATCGTGGCGCCGTGCGGGCCGACCTGCTGCACGACGGCAGTTGGCGGGTCGGGCAGCCTGGCCAGCAGAGCCAACGCCCGCCGGGCCGGCCCGACCAGCTCCGGCAGGGCCGAGGCGTCGACCCGGCTGACGCAGACCCGGGGTGTCCCGTCGGCACAGACCAGTTCGGTGGCGCGCAGGTCGGGGTGCGCAGCCTCATTGACCGGTGGCAGCACGATCAGGGCGACGAGCAGCCCGGCGACGCCCGGCAGCACGGCGAGCAGCCGCGACCGGCCAGCGGCGGCGGCGTACAACGCCCACCCGGTCGCCGCCAGGGCGACGTACCACACCATCATGCCCGCGACGGCTCGGTCGTCGATCGTGGAGTAACGGTCAACCGGCCCGAGGGATGCCGGGCTGAGCAGCAACGCCCGGTTGTCGCCGCTGTTGGCGAGCAACTGCAGCGCGATGACGGCGGCGAGCGCACCCACGGCGAGCAGCGGGGCGGTCAGCCGGGACGGCAGCAGCCGACCCAGGCCGAGGCCGAGCAGACCGGCCGCCGCGACGCTCGCCGCGCCGAGCAGCACCGGCCAGACCCAGCCGGCCGGCTGATGGTCTGCGGTCAGCACCGCGAGGGCCAGCACCTCGAGCACTCCGCAGGTGAATCCGCCAGCGAGGCAGCCGACGAGCGCGACCGCCCGGGGCGCCACCCGGGTCAGGCCTGGTCGGGCACTCGTCGCGATCAGCTCGGTCATCCTGCTGGCGTGCTCCCGGCGCCCGTGCCAGGCGCCGACCGAGAGCGCGAGCGGCCAGATCAGTTCCAGCGTGTTGTGATGGGCCAGCACCCCCGCCATCCAGTACCCGTCCCAGCGTTCCCCGTCGACGGCCAACGAGGCCGCCGCGAACGCCAGCCCGACACCGAACCACACCACCGCGGTACGGCGCAGTTCCACGAAGAGAATCCGACCCGTCACGTCGTCGCACCGTTCCTGTCGTCGTTCCTGTTGTCGTTCACAACCGGCAAGACGGACCGGGTAACGGGCCCGGCTTTGGGTGTCGGTGTGAGCTGGATCTCACCTCTGTCGACCGGCCGGCCTGACTGCTGGACAGCCCAGCACATCGGATGGCGGCGGGTGTGGTGGCAGGGCGATCGACGGTGGGCGTGGTGGCAGGATGGGCGGCGTGCCGACCGTGCAGCCGTCCGCCCTGCATCCCGAACATCCTGCCCTGCATCCCGACTATCCGGTCCGCACCGAGCGGCTGCTGCTGCGTCCGCTGACCGGCGACGACGTCGAGGAGCTGTTCGCCTACCGCAGCCTGCCGACCGTCTGTCGGTACGTGCCGTTCGAGCCGATGACCCGCGACGTCATCGTCCAGCGGCTCGCCGCCCAGTGGGCGAACACCGGCCTCAGCGACGAAGGTCAGGCCCTCACCCTCGGTGTCGAGGTGGCAGCGACCGGCCGGCTGGTCGGGGACGTCGTGCTCTTCTGGCGCAGCCGGTTCCATCGCGGCGGCGAGATCGGGTACGTCGTACACCCGGACGCCGCCGGCCGGGGCTACGCCACCGAGGCGGCACGGGCGCTGCTCGGTCTCGGCTTCGACCAACTCGGCCTGCACCGGATCGTGGCCCGGGTCGACGAGCGCAACGAGGCGTCGGCCCGGCTGGCCCGACGCCTCGGGATGCGTCAGGAGGCCCGGCTGGTGCGCAACGAACTGTTCAAAGGCGAATGGAGTACGGAACTCGACTTCGCGATGCTCGCCGACGAGTGGGCGGCGTACCGTGACGGTCGGACGCCGGCCCTACCGTGACGACGGTCGGACCCCGGACCCGGCCGGGAGGAGACAGTGATGTGGGATCCGGCCGCCTACCTGCGCTTCGCTGATCAACGCTCCCGCCCGTTCGTCGACCTGCTGGCCAGGGTCGCCGCCGCCGACCCGGCAGTGGTCGTCGACCTCGGTTGCGGGCCGGGCACCCTCACCGTCCACCTTGCGGACCGCTGGCCGGAAGCCGTCGTGACCGGGATCGACTCGTCGACCGAGATGATCACCGCTGCTCGGGCGCTCGGGTCACCGGTCCGGTTCGACGTCGGCGACGTGGCCGACTGGGAACCCGGCCCGGACGTCGACGTGGTGATCTGCAACGCCGTACTGCAATGGGTGCCCGGTCACCCCGCCCTGCTCGACCGGTGGGCGGCCCGGCTGCGACCCGGTGCGGTGCTGGCCTTCCAGGTGCCGGGAAACTTCGACGCACCGTCGCACCAGGCGATCCGTACGGTCGCGGCGGATCCGTCCTGGCGGGGGCGGCTGCCGGACATCCGCGGCGGCGACGCGGTGCTCGACCCGGCCGGCTACGCGACCCGACTGCTGCGGGCCGGCTGTACGGTCGACGCCTGGGAGACCACGTACCTGCATCTGCTGCCGGCCGGGGACGCCGATCCGGCGGCGCATCCGGTGCTGGCCTGGGTCGAGGGGACCGCCGCCCGGCCGGTCCGGGCCGCCCTCGACGACGCGGGGTGGGCCGCGTTCCGTCGACGGCTCGGCGAGGAGTTGACCGACCGGTACCCGGCCCGGGACGGGCTGGTCGCGTTCCCGTTCCGACGGGTGTTCGTGGTGGCGACGAAGCCGGCTGGCTAACCTGTGGGTGTGCGCAGTGCGGTGCGGTACGGGTACCCCGATGGCTGACGCCGACGACGTCCGCCGGCTGGCGTCGGCTCTGCCGCAGGTCGTCGAGATCGACAGCGACGGCTTCGACTTCCGGGTCGCAGGCAAGGGCTTCGTCTGGTCCTATCCGGAGCGTCGGCCCGGCAAGCCCCGGGTGATCCGGACCGACGTCGCCGTGCTGTACGTCGGCGACGAGGCGGAGAAGCAGGCGTTGCTGCTCGGCGAGCCCAACCTGTTCTTCACCACACCCGGCTACGACGGACTGCCGCTGGTGATGCTCCGGCTGGCGCGGGTCGACGTCGACCGGCTCGCCGAGCTGGTCACCGACGCCTGGCGGATGCGTGCCCCGGACGGGGTGGACCTGCCGTCGGGGTGCTGAAGGTGCGGCCGGATCGGCGTCCGACGCTCGACGATTCTTACCGGCAGGTAGCAGGACAAGGCGACAGCTGCGCCCGAGGTCGCGCTCCGGGCGACCGCTTCACTGCATCACGGTGGCCGGCGGGTGCGTCGGTGAGGTCGGGCAGGCGAAGACGTGCAGGGAGTAACCCCGACCGATCAGTACGTCAACCGGGTTGCCGTCCGGATCGTCGGCGGACCGCCAGCGGGCGCTGCCATTTTGTTCGCCGGAGCTCGCGGTGAGCAGCAACGTCATTGCCGCCCCACACTCGGTGCAGTCGACCGGGTGCCAGTCGGAAAGTGACCAGTTGGCGAAACCGCCGACCTTCCAGCCCGGTGCGAGCGACAAGTCGGCCTGATAACTGTGCCCGGACTGCTTTTCCCAGGCGTACAGCCGCTTCTTGAGATTCTCCGGAAGTAGTCCGACGTACTGGTACTCGCGGACCTGTTCCGGACGCACCAGGCACGGCGTCGGCAGGTAGTTCTCGTTGACCACCACCGGCTCCGGCGCAGTTGCCAGCTGTTCGCCGAGCTCGGCGGTCCGCCGCCAGCGGAGCTCCACCCACGGGCTGTACCCGTTGTCGGGATGGTCCAACGGGCACCACAGCACCTGCAGCAGGTCCGGGGTCAGCAGCCGGTCGACGTAGTGCTCCCGGCCGGTGCAGTGCGGCCAGGACTCGTCGGCCGGCCAGCGCAGCGGACCGCCGATCGAGCTGTCGAGCGGGCCCGGCCGCCCGGGGCGGGGGTGCAGCCGGGTGGCGGTGGCCGCGTACTCCCTCAGCTCGGGAAACAGCTGCTCGATGTCCACCGGCGGTGGGCCGGCCGCAGGGTCCGACGGTCGCGCCAACTCGTCCTCCAGTCGCTGGTTGCGCGGGATGCTGTCGGTCGCGTGGATGCCGCGCGGGTCAGGCCACCCTACCGGCGGTGCCGGCGGCCCGGCCCGTCGCCCGGATCGGGCCAGTACGCCGCAGTGCCGGACGGTGAATGGCGCGTTTCCGATCGCGGTGTGACAGATTTCTTCACGTAGCGAGCAGGAACAGGATTGTGCCCTGCGGTCGCGGTCGCGAATAAGAATGATTCGTCATGTTTGCTTCTGCGGCTCCGCCGGACTGTCTCAATATCGACATAAAGCTATCGATCTTGTGGTTCCTCGACTCTTATTCGAGAAGCTGCGGCAACCGGCCGCAAATGTAGACGGAGGAATCATGTACGTGAGGAAGAGAGCGCTCGCCGGCACCGTCGCGGCGGCAGCCGTCGCGCTGACCATGCTCGGCGCCAGCGCGGCGCATGCCGCGCCGGACGGCGGCAAGGCGACCACGGGCTCGGCTGTCACCCGGCTCGACGACCGGCTGGCCCCGGACCGCACCGGCCGCGCCACGGTCGCCGCGTCGGTCGCCGCGTCGGCGATGTTGGAGACGATTCAACGCCGGATCGCCGACTACGTCGCCACCCACGGCACCAAGTACACGTTCGGCAGCTACCTCGACGCCACCACCGGCAAGATCGTCGTCGACACCGACGCGCCCGCCGACCTGGTGGCCGCGCTGATCAAGCCGGCCGGCACCTCGGCGGCACACCTTCGGGCGGCCAGCGAACTGCAGGTGAGCCGGTCCACCATCAGCGACTTCTGGCATCGCCGTGACGACATCCAGCCGTACTGGGGCGGCGGCGGCATCACCCAGACCGCGGGGGCGGCCTGGTGCTCGGCCGGGTACGCGGTGCGCAACGGTGCCGGCACCCGCTTCTCGGTCACCGCCGGACACTGCTTCGCCAACGGCATCAACGTGCTCACCGAGTCGGGTGCCAACGCGTACGGCGTGGTGTCGAACCGGCGGCTGCCCACGGTGAGCGGCCACGCCCAGGACATGGAGCTGGTCGGCGGCCGCTCCTACTCGGGTCGGATCTTCACCGGCGGAGTGACCAGCACCTCCAGCGCCCCGGTGGTGGCGGCCGGCACCGCGTACGTCGGCTTCTCCGACTACTGCCACAGCGGCCGCACCACCGGCGAGCACTGCGGACACACCGCGACCAGCATCACCGGCCAGGTGTGCACCTCGACCGGCTGCAAGTCGCCGGTCATCGTCTTCAACGGCGGCACCCAGCCGGCAGGCGGCGACTCGGGCAGCCCGTTCTACGTGAAAGACACCTCGGGTGGTGCCTGGATCAGGGGCAACGTGATCGCCGGCAACGGTGTCACCAGCTATGCGGAGCGCTACATCGACGTCGCGGCCGCGTACGGCGTCAGCATCGTCACCGGCTGAGCTCCAGCTGCCGGCAGATAGTCCAGCCGGCGTTAACCTGCCGGCTGGAACCCGCACCGACGAGCGGAGGGCCGGGGACCATCCAGCGGTCCCCGGCCCGGTCCGTACCCCGGTCGGCGTCGCGACCCGTACCTCAGGTCCTGCGTACCTCAGGTGACCCGGATCGGCCACGGGCCACCGAAGGACACCAGCCGGTCCGTGCCGCCGTGCGGGACGATCACCACCCGCGCGTACAGCTCGTAGGCGCCGGTCGGAACCGGTCCGCCGGCCGGTTCGCAGGAAACCAGCGGTACGTCGCCGGGCAGCTGCTCGACGTCGCCGGCCGCCAGATCCCACTGGACACCGATCAGGTCCTGCGCCGCCGGCACCGCCGCCACCCTGCCCTGCCGGACCAGGAAAACCTCGGCCCGCGGGCCGACCACGCCACGGATGGCGCGTCGACTGGTCACCTCGACGGTGCCGGTGACGGCACGGTCGGTGCCGGACGCCGTCGACGGGAACCGCCCATCGACGGTCAGTACGTCGTCACCCGGCGTCTCGAACGGTTGCCCGCAGCCGAGCGGGTCGGTGCCGGTGGTCGGAGCAGGATTGATGGTCGCCCGCTCCTCGGGAACCGGTCCGGAGCTGGCCGGCCCGACCGGACCGACAGTGTCATCCGGGCCGGGCGAGCTACCTGCGCCGGGGCCCGCGCAGCCAGCGGCGGCGAGCGCCACGACGAGCGGGACGAGAGCGAGCCTTCCGGTGTACCTCCGATGGTGCTGCATGGCCACCTCCTTGGGTGAGGGGCGTCGGATCGGACAGCGATTGGACGCGTACGCAGCGAATTCGGTTCCCTGGCCAGCGGCCGTAGCCCAGTGGCCGTAGCCCAGCGGCCGCGTAGCCTCCCGGCGGTCAGGGAGCTCCCGACAGTGCGCCGACGATCCCGAAGCCGCCGCAGCACAGCACCCCGATCACGACGAGCGCGACCAACGCGATCAGGTAGTTCGACCACATCCCGAACCTCGTCACGTCGGTGCCGTATCCGTCGTGGACGCGGTTGCGCCAGCCGCCGAACCGGAACGACAGCGGATGCGCCGCGCCGGGGTGCGCGACGACCGTCGTGGTGATCACCGGCACGCCCATGAAGTCGGTGTACCGGACGTCGTGCTGCCCGGCCGGCACCGCCACGTGCCAGGTGCCCTCGTGGGCGATCGGGACGTCGCGGCCGTCGACCTTGAACCTGCCCGCCGCCGTCGCCGGTACCAGGTACGGTCCCCGGTTGACCGAAACGACCAGCACGGCGCAGCCCGGCGGCGGCGCGATCGGCTGCGGGTAGGCGACCAGGAGGGACACGGCGCCGGGCATCGGCGGGTAGCCGGGGTGGTGAGGGGGGTACGACATGGCCACATCCTGGCATGCGCTGTTGCATCGATGCGTCACTGTGGGCGCAGAGCGGTCACCAGTGCGAAGGCGGGTCGGCGCCAATGTTCCGTGCAGCCGAAGAAGTGATGTCGGGGTGGACGGCGTTCGGGTGGTCCGTCGCGATCGCCGCCGGCGTCGGTCTGGTGGTGTTGGGGCTGATCTGGCTGTTTCTACGCGGCGAGCAGTCGCGCGACGCCCAGCTTGTCCAGCAGTTGCGGGCCGATCTGCTACCGGAGGCCGCCCGGACCGGATGGGTCGAGTCGGAGCCCGCGCCGGAGCTGACCCGGTGGGGCCTCGGCACGGTCGTGCCGGACGAGAAGCGCTGCTGCTCGCTCACCAGCCAGCAGGCGGGCCATCAGGCAGCCCTGATCTGGTGCGTGCACGGCGACAACGACAGGACGTTGCGCTACACGGTGCTGCTGGTCGGCCTGGCCGTCCCGGTGCCGGCCATGGAGATCCGCCGCCGGTTCAAGATCTTCTCCTTGCTTCGGCCCGGGCCGACCGGTCAGGAGACCGACGAGGACGCTCGGGTCGATCAGACCTTCAAGATCGTGTCGCACGCCGATTCCGACGCCCTCCGTCGGCTGTCGACCGGCCCGGTGCGTCGCGCCCTGCATCGACTGCACGAGCTGGGCGGGCTGGACCATGAGCCGATCCGGCTGGACGGCCGGGCGATGCGCGTCGTCCTGTCCGGCTGGCCACGGCTACCGGCGATCAGCGAACGACTGAACGCCACCATCGAACTCGCCGCCGCGCTGTCGACGACGGGGACCGACGACCCGGCACCGGCAGGTGCCTGACCGGCGGACGATCGAGTCAACGGAGCGGTGCCCGTGGAGATCATCGTCCTGGCCGTCCTCGCGGCCAGCGTGGTGACGCTGATGGTGTCCTTCTATCTGGGTGGCCGGATACGGAGGCTGCGCAGGCTGGCGGAGCTCGTCTCCAGTACGCCGCGGCTGACCGCCGAGGACGCCGCGTCGGCGGTGGCGGCGGCGTCGTCGGCGGTGGCGGCGGCGGCGGAGCGGGTGGCCGTGGTCGGACGTACGGTCGCCGGGCCCGACGGGCCTGTGCAGGCACCGCTGTCGGGCATCGACTGTGTCTGGTACCGGGTGGTCGTCGCCCGGCAGGACACCATCGGTTCCAACGAGGGCGTCGGCTCGGTCGAGCTCTACACCACGTCGGGTGGGACCGGTCCGATCCCGGTGGTCGACGGGCCACAATCTCTGCCGCTGCACGTCGCGGCGGAGCTGGCCGGGCAGGCGTTGGTGCCGTGGGCCGGCGCGCTGTTCGAGACCAGCGTGACGGAGTACACCGAGCGGACCCGCTCCGACCCCGTACCGCCGTCTCCTCGGCTGGCCGAGCTGCAGCGGTCCGGCGCGATCAGTCCGGAGCAGTTGCGACCCAGGCGCGACACCCGGGGATTCATGGTCACCGAGGACGTCGTCCGGGCGGGTCGCCCTGTTCTCGCCATTGGTCGGCCCCGGCCGTACGGCGACACGGTGGTGCTCGAGCCGGTCCGGGGTGGCAGTGGCGCGACGACCGCGACCACCGAGCAGATCCGCGAGCACGTGGCTCGGGCGATCGAGCTGCCCCGGCGACTCTGGCTGCCGCTGCTGCTCCTCGGGACGGTCCTGTTCGTCGTCGGCTGCTGCCTGGTGAGTGCCTAGACCGGCCAGACCAGTGCCGTCCTCAACTCCCTATACTTCCTTATATTGTTGTTGCGTAGGGAAGTTTGAGGTAGCTTAGCGCCATGGTTCTCCTGAAGGATGTCGGTCTCAGTCAGCGAGGTCGGCGATGACTTCGATCTACCGGTCCGAGGACGCGCGCCGCGCGGTCGAGCAGCGGTACCGGGCGTTTCTGCGGTGCTGGCCGGTGCCGGCGACGGAGTCGACGGTTCCCACCCGGCACGGCGACACGTTCGTGATCGTCTGCGGTCCCCGGGACGCCCCGCCGGTTGTCCTGCTGCACGGCGGCAGCTTCAACTCGGCGGCGTGGACCGGCGACGTCGCGGTCTGGGCGCAGACCCACCGGGTGTACGCCGTCGACGTCATCGGCGAACCCGGGTTCAGCGCGCCGTCGCGGCCTCCGCTCACCTCCGGCAGCTACGCCGAGTGGCTCGACGACGTGCT
Proteins encoded:
- a CDS encoding GNAT family N-acetyltransferase — translated: MPTVQPSALHPEHPALHPDYPVRTERLLLRPLTGDDVEELFAYRSLPTVCRYVPFEPMTRDVIVQRLAAQWANTGLSDEGQALTLGVEVAATGRLVGDVVLFWRSRFHRGGEIGYVVHPDAAGRGYATEAARALLGLGFDQLGLHRIVARVDERNEASARLARRLGMRQEARLVRNELFKGEWSTELDFAMLADEWAAYRDGRTPALP
- a CDS encoding trans-aconitate 2-methyltransferase produces the protein MWDPAAYLRFADQRSRPFVDLLARVAAADPAVVVDLGCGPGTLTVHLADRWPEAVVTGIDSSTEMITAARALGSPVRFDVGDVADWEPGPDVDVVICNAVLQWVPGHPALLDRWAARLRPGAVLAFQVPGNFDAPSHQAIRTVAADPSWRGRLPDIRGGDAVLDPAGYATRLLRAGCTVDAWETTYLHLLPAGDADPAAHPVLAWVEGTAARPVRAALDDAGWAAFRRRLGEELTDRYPARDGLVAFPFRRVFVVATKPAG